Proteins found in one Oncorhynchus mykiss isolate Arlee chromosome 17, USDA_OmykA_1.1, whole genome shotgun sequence genomic segment:
- the LOC118940413 gene encoding histone H3-like, translating into MSRRRCRLYKLHIGILRLYSDCERRKLASAMARTKQTARKSTGGKAPRKQLATKAARKSAPATGGVKKPHRYRPGTVALREIRRYQKSTELLIRKLPFQRLVREIAQDFKTDLRFQSSAVMALQEASEAYLVGLFEDTNLCAIHAKRVTIMPKDIQLARRIRGERA; encoded by the coding sequence atgagcagaCGCCGCTGCCGGCTTTATAAACTTCACATAGGCATTTTGAGGCTATACTCCGACTGTGAAAGAAGGAAGCTAGCTAGCGCCATGGCCAGAACCAAGCAAACCGCTCGCAAATCCACCGGTGGCAAAGCACCCAGGAAGCAGCTCGCCACCAAGGCTGCGCGCAAGAGCGCCCCGGCCACCGGCGGCGTGAAGAAGCCTCACCGTTACAGGCCCGGCACCGTGGCTCTTAGAGAGATCCGTCGTTACCagaagtccactgagctgctgatccgcaaactgcctttccagcgcctggtgcgagaaattgcccaggactttaagaccgacctgcgcttccagagttccgcagtgatggccctgcaggaggcaagcgaggcttacctggtcggcctgttcgaggacaccaacctgtgcgccatccacgccaagagggtgaccatcatgcccaaggacatccagctggcccgtcgtattcgcggagagcgcgcataa
- the LOC118940124 gene encoding histone H2A, which translates to MSGRGKTGGKARAKAKTRSSRAGLQFPVGRVHRLLRKGNYAERVGAGAPVYLAAVLEYLTAEILELAGNAARDNKKTRIIPRHLQLAVRNDEELNKLLGGVTIAQGGVLPNIQAVLLPKKTEKAVKAK; encoded by the coding sequence ATGAGCGGAAGAGGCAAAACCGGAGGCAAGGCCAGGGCGAAGGCAAAGACACGTTCATCCCGTGCCGGGCTCCAGTTCCCCGTGGGCCGTGTGCACAGGCTGCTGCGTAAAGGCAACTACGCCGAGCGTGTGGGCGCTGGCGCACCAGTGTACCTGGCCGCAGTGCTCGAGTACCTGACTGCTGAGATCCTGGAGTTGGCCGGAAACGCTGCCCGTGACAACAAGAAGACTCGTATCATCCCCCGTCACCTGCAGCTGGCAGTCCGTAACGACGAGGAGCTGAACAAACTGCTTGGCGGCGTGACCATCGCGCAGGGTGGTGTTCTGCCCAACATCCAGGCAGTGCTGCTCCCCAAGAAGACTGAGAAGGCCGTCAAAGCCAAGTAA
- the LOC118940410 gene encoding histone H1-like: MAEVAPAPTAAAPAKAPKKKAAAKPKKAGPSVGELIVKAVSASKERSGVSLAALKKSLAAGGYDVEKNNSRVKIAVKSLVTKGTLVQTKGTGASGSFKLNKKAVDAKKPAKKAAAPKAKKVAAKKPAAAKKPKKVAAKKAVAAKKSPKKAKKPATPKKAAKSPKKVKKPAAAAKKAAKSPKKATKAAKPKAAKPKAAKAKKAAPKKK, encoded by the coding sequence ATGGCAGAAGTCGCACCAGCACCCACCGCCGCCGCGCCGGCCAAGGCACCCAAGAAGAAGGCAGCAGCCAAGCCCAAGAAAGCGGGACCCAGCGTAGGCGAGCTCATCGTCAAGGCGGTGTCCGCCTCCAAGGAGAGGAGCGGCGTGTCCCTGGCCGCGCTCAAGAAGTCTCTGGCGGCAGGCGGCTACGACGTGGAGAAGAACAACTCCCGTGTCAAGATCGCCGTCAAGAGCCTCGTCACCAAGGGCACCCTGGTCCAGACTAAGGGCACCGGTGCTTCCGGCTCCTTCAAGCTCAACAAGAAGGCCGTCGATGCAAAGAAGCCCGCCAAGAAAGCCGCAGCCCCCAAAGCTAAGAAGGTGGCCGCCAAGAAGCCCGCCGCCGCCAAGAAGCCCAAGAAGGTAGCAGCCAAGAAGGCCGTGGCCGCAAAGAAGTCCCCCAAGAAGGCCAAGAAGCCCGCTACACCCAAAAAGGCCGCCAAGAGCCCAAAGAAGGTGAAGAAGCCCGCCGCAGCGGCCAAGAAAGCGGCCAAGAGCCCCAAGAAGGCTACCAAGGCAGCGAAGCCCAAAGCCGCCAAGCCCAAGGCGGCCAAGGCCAAGAAGGCAGCCCCCAAGAAGAAGTAA
- the LOC118940125 gene encoding histone H2B yields the protein MPEPAKSAPKKGSKKAVTKTAGKGGKKRRKSRKESYAIYVYKVLKQVHPDTGISSKAMGIMNSFVNDIFERIAGESSRLAHYNKRSTITSREIQTAVRLLLPGELAKHAVSEGTKAVTKYTSSK from the coding sequence ATGCCCGAGCCAGCAAAGTCCGCGCCCAAGAAGGGCTCCAAGAAAGCCGTCACCAAGACCGCAGGGAAAGGCGGCAAGAAACGCCGAAAGTCGAGGAAGGAGAGCTACGCCATTTACGTGTACAAAGTCCTGAAGCAGGTCCACCCCGATACCGGCATCTCCTCCAAGGCCATGGGAATCATGAACTCGTTCGTGAACGACATCTTCGAGCGTATCGCCGGAGAGTCGTCTCGCCTGGCCCACTACAACAAGCGTTCCACCATCACCTCCAGGGAGATCCAGACCGCAGTGCGCCTGCTGCTCCCCGGAGAGCTGGCCAAGCACGCAGTGTCCGAGGGCACCAAGGCCGTGACCAAGTACACCAGCTCCAAGTAA
- the LOC118940418 gene encoding uncharacterized protein LOC118940418, with amino-acid sequence MSGRGKGGKGLGKGGAKRHRKVLRDNIQGITKPAIRRLARRGGVKRISGLIYEETRGVLKVFLENVIRDAVTYTEHAKRKTVTAMDVVYALKRQGRTLPEAVHVRKLASAMARTKQTARKSTGGKAPRKQLATKAARKSAPATGGVKKPHRYRPGTVALREIRRYQKSTELLIRKLPFQRLVREIAQDFKTDLRFQSSAVMALQEASEAYLVGLFEDTNLSSEHTMSGRGKGGKGLGKGGAKRHRKVLRDNIQGITKPAIRRLARRGGVKRISGLIYEETRGVLKVFLENVIRDAVTYTEHAKRKTVTAMDVVYALKRQGRTLYGFGG; translated from the exons ATGTCTGGAAGAGGTAAAGGCGGCAAGGGACTCGGAAAAGGAGGCGCTAAGCGTCACCGTAAGGTTCTCCGCGATAACATCCAGGGAATCACCAAGCCCGCCATTCGCCGTCTGGCTCGCCGTGGCGGCGTGAAGCGTATCTCCGGGCTGATCTACGAGGAGACCCGCGGTGTCCTGAAGGTGTTCCTTGAGAACGTGATCCGTGACGCCGTCACCTACACCGAGCACGCCAAGAGGAAGACCGTTACGGCCATGGACGTGGTCTACGCTCTGAAACGCCAGGGACGCACCCT TCCTGAAGCAG TGCATGT AAGGAAGCTAGCTAGCGCCATGGCCAGAACCAAGCAAACCGCTCGCAAATCCACCGGTGGCAAAGCACCCAGGAAGCAGCTCGCCACCAAGGCTGCGCGCAAGAGCGCCCCGGCCACCGGCGGCGTGAAGAAGCCTCACCGTTACAGGCCCGGCACCGTGGCTCTTAGAGAGATCCGTCGTTACCagaagtccactgagctgctgatccgcaaactgcctttccagcgcctggtgcgagaaattgcccaggactttaagaccgacctgcgcttccagagttccgcagtgatggccctgcaggaggcaagcgaggcttacctggtcggcctgttcgaggacaccaacctgt CTAGCGAACACACGATGTCTGGAAGAGGTAAAGGCGGCAAGGGACTCGGAAAAGGAGGCGCTAAGCGTCACCGTAAGGTTCTCCGCGATAACATCCAGGGAATCACCAAGCCCGCCATTCGCCGTCTGGCTCGCCGTGGCGGCGTGAAGCGTATCTCCGGGCTGATCTACGAGGAGACCCGCGGTGTCCTGAAGGTGTTCCTTGAGAACGTGATCCGTGACGCCGTCACCTACACCGAGCACGCCAAGAGGAAGACCGTTACGGCCATGGACGTGGTCTACGCTCTGAAACGCCAGGGACGCACCCTGTACGGTTTCGGCGGTTAA
- the LOC118940409 gene encoding histone H1-like, producing MAEVAPAPAAAAPAKAPKKKAAAKPKKAGPSVGELIVKAVSASKERSGVSLAALKKSLAAGGYDVEKNNSRVKIAVKSLVTKGTLVQTKGTGASGSFKINKKAVEAKKPAKKAAAPKAKKVAAKKPAAAKKPKKVAAKKAVAAKKSPKKAKKPATPKKAAKSPKKVKKPAAAAKKAAKSPKKATKAAKPKAAKPKAAKAKKAAPKKK from the coding sequence ATGGCAGAAGTCGCACCAGCACCCGCCGCCGCCGCGCCGGCCAAGGCACCCAAGAAGAAGGCAGCAGCCAAGCCCAAGAAAGCGGGACCCAGCGTAGGCGAGCTCATCGTCAAGGCGGTGTCCGCCTCCAAGGAGAGGAGCGGCGTGTCCCTGGCCGCGCTCAAGAAGTCTCTGGCGGCAGGCGGCTACGACGTGGAGAAGAACAACTCCCGTGTCAAGATCGCCGTCAAGAGCCTCGTCACCAAGGGCACCCTGGTCCAGACTAAGGGCACCGGTGCTTCCGGCTCCTTCAAGATCAACAAGAAGGCCGTCGAGGCAAAGAAGCCCGCCAAGAAAGCCGCAGCCCCCAAAGCTAAGAAGGTGGCCGCCAAGAAGCCCGCCGCCGCCAAGAAGCCCAAGAAGGTAGCAGCCAAGAAGGCCGTGGCCGCAAAGAAGTCCCCCAAGAAGGCCAAGAAGCCCGCTACACCCAAAAAGGCCGCCAAGAGCCCAAAGAAGGTGAAGAAGCCCGCCGCAGCGGCCAAGAAAGCGGCCAAGAGCCCCAAGAAGGCTACCAAGGCAGCGAAGCCCAAAGCCGCCAAGCCCAAGGCGGCCAAGGCCAAGAAGGCAGCCCCCAAGAAGAAGTAA
- the LOC118940128 gene encoding histone H4 — protein MSGRGKGGKGLGKGGAKRHRKVLRDNIQGITKPAIRRLARRGGVKRISGLIYEETRGVLKVFLENVIRDAVTYTEHAKRKTVTAMDVVYALKRQGRTLYGFGG, from the coding sequence ATGTCTGGAAGAGGTAAAGGCGGCAAGGGACTCGGAAAAGGAGGCGCTAAGCGTCACCGTAAGGTTCTCCGCGATAACATCCAGGGAATCACCAAGCCCGCCATTCGCCGTCTGGCTCGCCGTGGCGGCGTGAAGCGTATCTCCGGGCTGATCTACGAGGAGACCCGCGGTGTCCTGAAGGTGTTCCTTGAGAACGTGATCCGTGACGCCGTCACCTACACCGAGCACGCCAAGAGGAAGACCGTTACGGCCATGGACGTGGTCTACGCTCTGAAACGCCAGGGACGCACCCTGTACGGTTTCGGCGGTTAA
- the LOC118940129 gene encoding histone H2A, translating to MSGRGKTGGKARAKAKTRSSRAGLQFPVGRVHRLLRKGNYAERVGAGAPVYLAAVLEYLTAEILELAGNAARDNKKTRIIPRHLQLAVRNDEELNKLLGGVTIAQGGVLPNIQAVLLPKKTEKAVKAK from the coding sequence ATGAGCGGAAGAGGCAAAACCGGAGGCAAGGCCAGGGCGAAGGCAAAGACACGTTCATCCCGTGCCGGGCTCCAGTTCCCCGTGGGCCGTGTGCACAGGCTGCTGCGTAAAGGCAACTACGCCGAGCGTGTGGGCGCTGGCGCACCAGTGTACCTGGCCGCAGTGCTCGAGTACCTGACTGCTGAGATCCTGGAGTTGGCCGGAAACGCTGCCCGTGACAACAAGAAGACTCGTATCATCCCCCGTCACCTGCAGCTGGCAGTCCGTAACGACGAGGAGCTGAACAAACTGCTTGGCGGCGTGACCATCGCTCAGGGTGGTGTTCTGCCCAACATCCAGGCAGTGCTGCTCCCCAAGAAGACTGAGAAGGCCGTCAAAGCCAAGTAA
- the LOC118940130 gene encoding histone H1 encodes MAEVAPAPAAAAPAKAPKKKAAAKPKKAGPSVGELIVKAVSASKERSGVSLAALKKSLAAGGYDVEKNNSRVKIAVKSLVTKGTLVQTKGTGASGSFKLNKKAVEAKKPAKKAAAPKAKKVAAKKPAAAKKPKKVAAKKAVAAKKSPKKAKKPATPKKAAKSPKKVKKPAAAAKKAAKSPKKATKAAKPKAAKPKAAKAKKAAPKKK; translated from the coding sequence ATGGCAGAAGTCGCACCAGCACCCGCCGCCGCCGCGCCGGCCAAGGCACCCAAGAAGAAGGCAGCAGCCAAGCCCAAGAAAGCGGGACCCAGCGTAGGCGAGCTCATCGTCAAGGCGGTGTCCGCCTCCAAGGAGAGGAGCGGCGTGTCCCTGGCCGCGCTCAAGAAGTCTCTGGCGGCAGGCGGCTACGACGTGGAGAAGAACAACTCCCGTGTCAAGATCGCCGTCAAGAGCCTCGTCACCAAGGGCACCCTGGTCCAGACTAAGGGCACCGGTGCTTCCGGCTCCTTCAAGCTCAACAAGAAGGCCGTCGAGGCAAAGAAGCCCGCCAAGAAAGCCGCAGCCCCCAAAGCTAAGAAGGTGGCCGCCAAGAAGCCCGCCGCCGCCAAGAAGCCCAAGAAGGTAGCAGCCAAGAAGGCCGTGGCCGCAAAGAAGTCCCCCAAGAAGGCCAAGAAGCCCGCTACACCCAAAAAGGCCGCCAAGAGCCCAAAGAAGGTGAAGAAGCCCGCCGCAGCGGCCAAGAAAGCGGCCAAGAGCCCCAAGAAGGCTACCAAGGCAGCGAAGCCCAAAGCCGCCAAGCCCAAGGCGGCCAAGGCCAAGAAGGCAGCCCCCAAGAAGAAGTAA
- the LOC118940131 gene encoding histone H2B-like: MSGRGKGGKGLGKGGKGLGKGGAKRHRKVLRDNIQGITKPAIRRLARRGGVKRISGLIYEETRGVLKVFLENVIRDAVTYTEHAKRKTVTAMDVVYALKRQDAPSARHQHHARASKVRAQEGLQESRHQDRRKGGKKRRKSRKESYAIYVYKVLKQVHPDTGISSKAMGIMNSFVNDIFERIAGESSRLAHYNKRSTITSREIQTAVRLLLPGELAKHAVSEGTKAVTKYTSSK; this comes from the exons ATGTCTGGAAGAGGTAAAGGCGGCAAGGGACTCGGAAAAGGAGGCAAGGGACTCGGAAAAGGAGGCGCTAAGCGTCACCGTAAGGTTCTCCGCGATAACATCCAGGGAATCACCAAGCCTGCCATTCGCCGTCTGGCTCGCCGTGGCGGCGTGAAGCGTATCTCCGGGCTGATCTACGAGGAGACCCGCGGTGTCCTGAAGGTGTTCCTTGAGAACGTGATCCGTGACGCCGTCACCTACACCGAGCACGCCAAGAGGAAGACCGTTACGGCCATGGACGTGGTCTACGCTCTGAAACGCCAGGACGCACCCT CAGCGAGACATCAGCATCATGCCCGAGCCAGCAAAGTCCGCGCCCAAGAAGGGCTCCAAGAAAGCCGTCACCAAGACCGCAGGAAAGGCGGCAAGAAACGCCGAAAGTCGAGGAAGGAGAGCTACGCCATTTACGTGTACAAAGTCCTGAAGCAGGTCCACCCCGATACCGGCATCTCCTCCAAGGCCATGGGAATCATGAACTCGTTCGTGAACGACATCTTCGAGCGTATCGCCGGAGAGTCGTCTCGCCTGGCCCACTACAACAAGCGTTCCACCATCACCTCCAGGGAGATCCAGACCGCAGTGCGCCTGCTGCTCCCCGGAGAGCTGGCCAAGCACGCAGTGTCCGAGGGCACCAAGGCCGTGACCAAGTACACCAGCTCCAAGTAA